From Pyxicephalus adspersus chromosome 7, UCB_Pads_2.0, whole genome shotgun sequence, a single genomic window includes:
- the LOC140334479 gene encoding gap junction beta-2 protein-like gives MAMVTGLIPILRTALEATTDYTGRTMWFGFAVVRLLTLYVSELPWGKLDLDFDCQGNQTSEFCRKSCFSNHFNVPIVSLWNSAYVFFVISVLLMELFTSQLRHNLTKSAMRGKGDHPDGPLIGTWSSDLAHKDLVLDFHHQRTLLVLYLFCIFLRLVGELTFLYILLWWHLPLVSGEPIECSTYVCPGPYTCLVRFPAEKRMSLYLLSSLSFILVMVCIIFGLYSICHYLANCRSHHNERA, from the coding sequence atggCGATGGTCACTGGCCTCATCCCGATCCTCCGCACGGCCCTGGAAGCCACCACAGACTACACGGGAAGGACCATGTGGTTTGGTTTCGCTGTGGTCCGTCTTCTTACTCTATACGTCTCTGAGCTCCCCTGGGGCAAACTGGATTTGGACTTTGACTGCCAAGGCAACCAAACATCAGAGTTCTGCCGGAAATCTTGTTTCAGCAACCACTTCAACGTACCGATCGTCTCCTTGTGGAACAGCGCCTACGTCTTCTTCGTGATTTCCGTTCTCCTGATGGAGCTCTTCACCTCCCAGCTCCGGCACAATCTCACCAAATCAGCAATGAGAGGGAAAGGCGACCACCCAGATGGGCCACTGATCGGGACGTGGTCATCGGACTTGGCCCATAAAGATTTGGTTCTGGATTTCCACCATCAAAGAACGTTACTTGTCCTCTACTTGTTCTGCATCTTCCTGAGGTTGGTGGGGGAGTTGACCTTCCTCTACATCTTACTTTGGTGGCATCTACCGCTGGTTTCCGGTGAGCCCATTGAATGCTCCACGTATGTGTGCCCTGGGCCCTACACATGCCTGGTCCGATTCCCAGCCGAGAAGAGAATGTCTCTGTACCTCCTAAGCTCGTTGTCCTTCATATTGGTGATGGTCTGCATCATATTTGGACTCTACAGCATCTGTCACTATCTGGCCAACTGTCGCAGTCACCATAATGAGCGCGCGTGA
- the LOC140334909 gene encoding uncharacterized protein — MMGRCHLISALLLLLASCSVSQNLTELTTTYEETSQPLETLQETSTDSPPVQPLEAETQASSAVPNVPESLKELFNSPEPTTGPNNVASSATTMNDIEVKKDLFNTTLTKGLHDPSTRSEDATTTDEPTNQPIYGSRIPVVDHGVTNPPTSQTETVTTDDERHDIGNVTDMTVGEEPTSRLGDSSTTKRPGQETSKDVTPKKNGTSDQKKDIDMRRMILIIVIICILILLLATMIFFLLRKKKRSGSFRTQSRKGAGQNVWAGQVPQLGEGRPAEDPAMVENGRAGTGMATVKEQEMTTFGEKKPDSMVEMDEVKSEEKAETNEGEKLGKEEEKTPLMEDASQEPSEPEEEFPGPPMEQELLGNGV, encoded by the coding sequence ATGATGGGGCGTTGTCACCTGATCAGTGCACTTCTCCTTCTGCTGGCATCATGTTCAGTTTCCCAAAATTTAACTGAGCTGACAACTACCTACGAGGAGACCAGCCAGCCTTTGGAAACTTTGCAAGAAACATCTACTGACTCACCACCAGTTCAACCTTTGGAGGCTGAGACCCAGGCTTCAAGTGCAGTGCCTAATGTCCCGGAGTCACTGAAAGAATTGTTCAACTCCCCAGAGCCAACAACTGGACCCAATAATGTGGCTTCATCTGCCACTACCATGAACGACATTGAGGTTAAGAAAGATTTGTTCAACACAACTTTAACCAAGGGGTTACATGATCCATCAACAAGGTCTGAAGATGCAACCACAACTGAtgaaccaaccaaccaaccaatttATGGGTCGAGGATTCCTGTAGTGGACCACGGTGTTACCAATCCACCAACTTCCCAAACTGAAACAGTCACTACCGATGATGAAAGACACGACATTGGAAATGTAACGGACATGACTGTTGGAGAAGAGCCAACTTCAAGATTAGGGGATTCTTCCACCACCAAACGTCCTGGCCAAGAGACCAGCAAGGACGTAACTCCTAAAAAAAATGGGACATCCGATCAAAAAAAGGATATAGATATGCGTCGAATGATTTTAATAATcgtcattatttgcattttaatccTTCTCTTGGCCACCATGATTTTCTTCCTGCTGCGGAAGAAGAAGAGAAGTGGCTCATTTCGAACCCAAAGCAGAAAAGGCGCTGGACAGAACGTGTGGGCAGGCCAAGTTCCTCAGCTCGGAGAGGGAAGACCAGCTGAAGATCCGGCAATGGTAGAAAATGGAAGAGCTGGCACTGGAATGGCGACTGTGAAGGAGCAAGAGATGACCACCTTTGGGGAGAAGAAGCCGGATTCCATGGTTGAGATGGATGAAGTAAAATCTGAAGAGAAGGCTGAAACCAATGAAGGAGAAAAGCTGGGCAAAGAGGAAGAGAAGACACCATTGATGGAAGATGCTTCTCAGGAACCTTCAGAACCAGAAGAGGAGTTTCCAGGTCCTCCTATGGAACAAGAACTTTTAGGGAATGGAGTCTAA